In the genome of Thermodesulfobacteriota bacterium, the window ATGACGTCGTGCTCGACTATACCGATTCCGTAAGCGACGGCGGTCCTGGTTATGGCTTCCCAGGCTTCATTCCTCGATGCCTCGGATAATTTCTTAGAATCGTCGATCCCGCCGAGCTTGCACCCGGCGGGGAGAATCACGGCCGCCGCAACCACCGGGCCCGCAAGAGGCCCCCTGCCCGCCTCGTCTATACCGGCAGGGGTCTTTCCCTTGGTCCACAATCCTTTTTCGATGGTGAAATCCGGCGGAGCCATGTCGTCCGAGTGAATCCCGAGAAGATTTATATTCACACTTCCCCCGCACGCCGGCGAATCAGGTCTATTTAACCAGTCCGTAACCGACGAGAGCTCCCCTGAGCTCTTCGTAGTATTTCTCCGACATCCGGCAGAGCGGATACCGGTATTCGTATGCTATCTTGTCCATCATGCTGAGCGCGGCCTTGACCGGGATCGGGTTCGTCTCGAGGAAGAGCGCCTCGTTGAGCGGGAGGAGCTTATAGTGAAGGTCCCGGGCCTTGTCTATATCCCCGGCCGCATAATGGTTATACAGGTCCGCGACGTCCCTCGGCGCGACGTTGGCCGTCACGGTGATGAATCCCTTCGCCCCTATGCACATGAGCGGGAAGTTAAGGGCGTCTTCGCCCGAGAGGAGCAGAAAATCCCTTCCGCACAGGCTTAATATCCTGCTCGCCTGTACCAGAGACCCCGACGCTTCCTTTATCCCGATTATGTTCGGGCAGTCCTTCGCCAGCCTCGCGACGGTCTCGGGCTGTATGTTAACGACGGAGCGCCCAGGGATGTTATACAGGATAAGCGGTATCTTTACCTGAGACGCTATCTGCCTGAAGTGGAGATACAGGCCCTCCTGGGTCGGCTTGTTGTAATAAGGCGCGACCAGGAGCGCAGCGTCTACTCCGACTTCCTCGGCGAAGCGGGTGAGCCTTATGGCCTCCTTCGTGCTGTTGGATCCTGTCCCGGCGATGACCGGCACGCGCTTGTTTACAGCCTTTACGGTAAGCTCGATGACGTATTCGTGCTCCTCGTGCGTAAGTGTCGGGGATTCCCCCGTCGTCCCGCACGGAACTATGCCGTGCGTACCGTTCTCGATCTGGAAATCTATAAGCTTTTTTAGCGCGTCCTCGTCGATCTTTCCGTTCTTAAATGGCGTGACGATGGCGACAAGCGAGCCGTGAATCATCGGTAAAGCCTCCTTGGTCTGGCAGAATTCATTATATTCGAGCTTTTGGTCAATTCAAGGTTTATACGGGACGGAGGCGAATTATCCGGCCCTTATGGCGAGGCTTGTGCGGCAGGCTTATACACTGTCCCGGAGAATTATTCTCACTCCGCACTCCGGGCAGAAACGGCTCGTTTTCGGGATGCCGCTTCCGCAGCCCCCGCATAATACGATCTCGCCTTCGGCTGCAACAGGTGCCGACCTTCTCGCCTCGGCGATCACCGCTTTGAGGAGCCCTTCGAGCTCCGACGCATGTCCCGCAGCCCTTTTCTGAAACTCTATTTTGTCCACGTTTCCGGGAGTAGTAATCGTCACCCTCGGCTCGCTGCGGTCGAGCTCGTAATGTATGTCCGTTATCCCGTTGAGCGGGATTTCCCTGAACGTTTTGAGCTCAGAAGAGTTCCTCGCGATTATGATCCGTTTAGCGGTCAATATGAACCAGGAGCTGAAGTATGTGTTGCTGTCCGTAAACGTCGGGGCCTTGCGCATAGCCCTCCAGTTAAGAAGCGTGAAGAGCACTTCCTCACCCTCGCCGAGGCGCTTTCTGAGTCCTTCGGCGATACCATCCGGGGGCTCTGTAAAACTTCCGCCCTGGAGCTTTTCGACAAGTCCCTTAAACACTCCGGCTATAGCCACTATATATACTCTCCGATAAGAAGCTCCGCTATCTGAACGGCATTGAGCGCGGCGCCCTTCCTGAGCTGATCGCCGACCACCCATAGCGAAAGCCCGT includes:
- a CDS encoding PH domain-containing protein is translated as MAIAGVFKGLVEKLQGGSFTEPPDGIAEGLRKRLGEGEEVLFTLLNWRAMRKAPTFTDSNTYFSSWFILTAKRIIIARNSSELKTFREIPLNGITDIHYELDRSEPRVTITTPGNVDKIEFQKRAAGHASELEGLLKAVIAEARRSAPVAAEGEIVLCGGCGSGIPKTSRFCPECGVRIILRDSV
- the dapA gene encoding 4-hydroxy-tetrahydrodipicolinate synthase encodes the protein MIHGSLVAIVTPFKNGKIDEDALKKLIDFQIENGTHGIVPCGTTGESPTLTHEEHEYVIELTVKAVNKRVPVIAGTGSNSTKEAIRLTRFAEEVGVDAALLVAPYYNKPTQEGLYLHFRQIASQVKIPLILYNIPGRSVVNIQPETVARLAKDCPNIIGIKEASGSLVQASRILSLCGRDFLLLSGEDALNFPLMCIGAKGFITVTANVAPRDVADLYNHYAAGDIDKARDLHYKLLPLNEALFLETNPIPVKAALSMMDKIAYEYRYPLCRMSEKYYEELRGALVGYGLVK